A window of Bradyrhizobium sp. AZCC 1719 genomic DNA:
GATTTCGCGGCATAGGGACGCCGCTCACCGCCGCGCTCGTCGCCATCCCTGGCGCCAAAGCCGCGTTTGGCAAACTTCTTCTCAGGCCCCCTCGCCGCTCCCGAGCGGCCCTTGCCACCGCCGGCACGGCCCTTGCCGCCACCGGGACGGTCCCGCCGGCCGCGGGAATCGTTGTTTTTGTCGTTATCGCGGGGCATGAATGTTCTCTTGGGTCCGAATAAAATGGCCATCAGGCGGATCAGGATGGGCTGTCATAGCGATAACGCGCGCGCACTTCGCTCAAGGCGCATTCTCACGCAAAACCGGCATCCACGTTTGCTGAAGGCGGCCCTCATAGCAGGTTTATTCCAATGATACGAGGCATGACTGCTCCTTCTTTCATGGATTTGGCGCTGAAAACGGCCGAAAACGCCGGAAAAGCCGGCGAAGTTCCGATCGGCTGCGTGATCGTGAGGGATTACGAGGTGATCGCCACCGCCGGCAACCGGACGCTGACTGACCGCGACCCGACCGCGCACGCCGAAATCCTCGCGATCCGGCAGGCGGCCGAGGCCATCGGCACCGAACGGCTGGTCGATTGCGACCTCTACGTCACGCTGGAGCCCTGCACGATGTGCGCCGGCGCGATCTCGTTTGCGCGGATCCGGCGGCTCTATTACGGCGCCGCCGATCCCAAGGGCGGCGCGGTGGATTCCGGCGTGCGGTTCTTTGCCCAGCCGACCTGCCATCACGTGCCGGAGGTTTATTCGGCGGTCGGCGAGAGCAAGGCCGCGGCGCTGTTGCGGGATTTTTTCAGGGAGCGGCGGTGATGGACCTGTAGCCCGGATGAGCGAAGCGATATCCGGGGGACCGTGTCCCGGATATCGCTTCGCTCATCCGGGCTACGAATCACGCCGCCAGGAAAAACTCCCGCAGCAATTTCGCCGTCACGCCCGGATTCTCCTCCGTCAAAAAATGTCCGGAATCGACCGGCGCTCCTTCCACATTCGTCGCCCATTTCTTCCACGCATCGAGCGGCGTCGTTGCAGCAGGCGCGACGCCGGCATCGCCCCACAGCGCCA
This region includes:
- a CDS encoding nucleoside deaminase; protein product: MTAPSFMDLALKTAENAGKAGEVPIGCVIVRDYEVIATAGNRTLTDRDPTAHAEILAIRQAAEAIGTERLVDCDLYVTLEPCTMCAGAISFARIRRLYYGAADPKGGAVDSGVRFFAQPTCHHVPEVYSAVGESKAAALLRDFFRERR